The region AAAATATagagttttatttatacagatataataaaatagatacataaaaatatggatTAGATTTGACATTACATAAGAATTTACTtaccaaataatttaataattaagtcatgtattttattttcaattaaaagacCTTCATGTACAATTGCTTGTAGAACTATTTTATGCTTATCGCTATAAGCCATGTTTTATTTCTGTAACAGACACAagtattatgtttttatttcagattattaatgttattaatgtGCAATGTCAAAATACTAAAGTTTTACAAGTGAATCAGAAATTATTTCTGAATTAGTGAGCGTAACTTCTATAAAATGTTTTGTCTAATTAAGtaaatacacacacacacatatatatatataaaactatgcAACGCAACctgcaattatatatataaacggaaaagataaattttcatttaatgatattatataaagaagttttctatttatgcaattttgtAGTATTCTTGTTCGTTGGTAATATCCAAAATACTACATTTTACAGCTTAAAACAATTGAGCAACTAACGAGAAAatgtgtatataatatatagccaataaaatttacaaatagtGTTGAAACATATCTCACAGTGTTTCTCAAGTTACATTAAAGAAACGTAAATCCTTTCAGAAGAAACACAATCATAAAGTAATTAAGGAGTacaacaaataatttgtatacatTTCTTCCATCTACCaaacaaatattctattatataaaagattagACGACAGAATTATACATAGTTGAAACAATAAATCTTTGTTTTATACTACACGAGTGCTACGTTGATTGATCGAGATTCTGTTTCATTAACTGACCATCACTATCCCTACCGATTCTTAAAAGTGATTTTGTGGACTAagccttttatttttatattaagtgAACGTATTAAGAAACGTTTTAGGCTAGTATAACTTGAAATTCGATACATCTTTGAGAAAACAAGTATGTCGAACTTaacgaaaaatgtttgaatttcaattttgaagGGATTTCTAAGTTTTTCATACTATGAAAATTCGAATCACTTCGAATATGATTCAGTATTACAACTTCGGAAAATCTTGATAATTCTTGAGTTTTTAAAGCTTCAATAAGTCTTGATATCTTATATAAGATATTGAAGATAGGGTATAATATGAAAGAATGTAGATATGAAACCTTAAATACGTAAAGCCTATATTAAGAATCACGTAAGCGATAGATTAAAATTCACaactaaaaatttatcaaaactTTTAAGTTTTAAGTACTGAATCATATTTGCATTCAAATTCGCCCCTGCATACTTATGTATATTCGAAATGATTCAAGCTTCTTTCAGATCGGTACCTACGCAGTTAACTCaatcttttcttattcttatatttcataaatacagATTAATTCTTCATAATATggcaattattattaaacaagaaatagaagaagcttaatactatatactcctaatgaaaaattgtaagcAGGATATTAatctacaaataaattttgcagCCCAAAACAAATACAGTCCTTAGTGCGACTATATCAATGGATATTGTTTCTTACTGCTTTACTTTATAACTGTGAtgcataattatattattcttaacatagaaatttgaaataaatttatacagaTATATAACTATACAGAAACAAATGTTTCAGATATTTATATCTCACATTCAATGAAGTAGAACTACTTTAGGAATTTTCTAGAAATACACCTGTCTCGATAACCAGCCACGATAAGGCTCGATGTACGGTCAGCTAGCAAAGCATATCAGTAACGTTAAAATACTTGATTGTGAGAACCACTGTTACTGCCGCAACTTTACTGTATTATCATCGATGGGTGCAACGAGCATACGGTCAGTTCGAGTTCGAGCGCTACAGTATCATGAGAGAAAAGCATCGAGTGAGAGATGTGTTGACTCAAGTGAGCATCATGATCCATTcgaatatgtattaattttctaatatcgGAAGAAACGACAACAGGAAATATCGCCGTGCGCTAAAGTGAGGAAGAGGGACTAGAAAAGAGAGTGGAGGCGATCTAGTACATAGACATTCAGAGCTATCTCTGCTGCATAGTACAAGCTGTATCGCCAGGGCGCGAGGCCGCGACCCTGAGCCCGATACGCGGAATAGGACGTTTCGATAGCGGAATAGTGCGCGCAACGAATACGTGTCAAACATCGGTCCACGGATAAGCGCAAAGTGGAGCATCGTAGCGTACGCGGTGCTATCTGCTATCATTTGCTCGCGAAAAGGTCGAGAGTTCATGATCATTCAGTGACTCGAAACGATGATTCGACTCGTCGTTTGACGAcgatcattttttttctttatttatcacTGCCTGAACGATCAAAAACTATTAGTAGGCAAAACGACGAATTTTTTCTCCCTGCTCTCTCTCTTCTTAAGTAGATATCTCGTTGACCAGTGTTATAACCTGTTAAGATCGAACGTTTCTACGTTACATCGTTCAGAAAGATTGCTttgaaaaagagaattttGTGAATCGGAGAGTGATTATTGTATAGTGATAACACGATCCGAAGATGCCGCTCTTCGGTAAAAAGGATTCGAATAAAAAGATCAAGAAAGATGGGAAAGACGATAAATCGCCGTCTGTCGAGGACAAATACATCCTAAAGGAGTTGCTTGGAACGTATGTACTATACATCGCTACGAACTATGTATTGGAAAGTAATAGAACtgattgtacaaaaattttgtattcgtGTCTTTCATATTGTCATTAATTTGATATTGCTCGATTAACCACTTAAGAATTAcctagactgcggatttcaatgcgtttatgggaaatttgatGATACAGAAATGCATAGAATCCACATAAAATACTTAGAATATAGTACAATATCTATAAGGATATAGTATAacatttatagtatttaaaatattatactgtAATTATACTCATAATATTTAGTGGTGTTTATgagaatttctataaataagaaaaagaggaaaatttacatataatcGAAATAGTATTAACGTGGGATATGTTCTTAAAGAGTTAATAAAATGATTGATTCTAGTCGTGAATTTGATGctaaacattattattacttatgaTGGGAATTTACGTGAAAGATTGTCAAAGTCACTTTCTTTAACCCTGTTatgatctttaaatttttatgtcttaatttcgttcttgtttaaacaaacaaaaaaacatcatatattttaagaaaattttcatcgtataatgtttataggaatgaaaagtaaaaaatattaatttttaaagttaaCAAGTTATGTGatgatttatgaaaaaattaatattatcgatgtatgtatataaaatatttctaagcGGCTTATTTTTAATGTCTTATCTTTCACAAAAGATACTTTCGTTTTGTAGGATTTAAAGATTATTGCCACTTATTGGCACAAATTTAACTATTCACACGTAGATATTTTAGTTTTACATTTAGTTTAtctgtttattaaaatgttcaaattaGAATTTGTTTTACGTATGATAAAGTGGcgctttcgaattttttagTTGACGGTTATGTTTgctatttattcaattaaatacaaatgaaaattatgtcAAATAAACTATGGAACTTatagaaagaatataaattgttattaaataaaatagatactatacatttatttatatttgcaaaaagattttgttttttatatttgtaaacaaaatttgatttaactATATTAAGTTCCATTAGTAATGTTGCAAGATATTTTGTAACAGATTGGGAAAGAGAAAGTACTTCCCATTAGCAATAAATGTTGCATAACTATCATAATTTTTTGACATACTTGGTAGTTATATTGCTATTCAAATTACCTCAAGTACTTTTTCGTTTAGAACAATGATCAATATGTAGTACTATagcatataattaaaaattctattgtCAATTAGAACacttgtattaaatatgtCAATGTTAATTGCATGCAGTCTATTATTATATCAGCATTCTGGGTATCAAATGTTCTGACACAATAATTAGTAACTGAATATAAGTGCATAAGTCATGTTACATTCATGCACTTTTTTAATGCATTGTACTGTAATATGTCAATTTTTAtgattgctattattatatttatttattttatatttacttgtaTAGGGGTGCTTTCTCTGAAGTACGTTTGGCAGAAAGTAAAGAGAAGCCTGGTCAAATGTTTGCTGTGAAAATCATTGATAAAAAAGCattgaaaggaaaagaagattctttagaaaatgaaattagagTGTTGCGAAGGTAATATTTAGCttctgtaaataaatttatatgaatttctCTTAAGTGTTTAATTATTGCAacttatattgtatttttccaGGTTAACACATCCAAATATTGTTCAATTACTGGAAACATTTGAGGATAAACACAAAGTTTATTTAGTTATGGAATTGTGAGtgttttcatttgtttataaattagtatacataTCATAAGCTTATATTTGATTTCtgtttatctttttatattaggGTTACTGGTGGAGAACTATTTGATAGAATTGTTGAAAAAGGTTCCTATACAGAGAAAGATGCATCAGGTTTAATAAGACAAGTTTTAGAAGCTGTTGATTATATGCATGATCAAGGTGTTGTGCATAGGGATCTTAAACCTGAAAaccttttatattataatccaGATGAAGATAGCAAGATCATGATTAGTGACTTTGGACTATCAAAAATGGAAGACTCTGGTATTATGGCAACCGCATGCGGTACTCCAGGATATGTTGGTATGACTCATTGTCATTTAGttggatatatgtatatatgatttatttttttacaatattttgacatcttttttttttatttacagctCCAGAAGTCTTAGCACAAAAACCGTATGGAAAAGCTGTAGATGTGTGGAGTATAGGAGTCATTTCTTACATCTTATTATGTGGTTATCCTCCATTTTATGATGAAAACGATGCGAACCTGTTTGcacaaattttaaaaggtaataaagCTATTTTgggatacaaattttttttagtatttggGAGGACTATACTATCACTTCAATTTAGGTACTACTTTTAGGATTCACAAACACATGCAACTGCacattaaattgaaattttaatttttaaggtATTATTCTAGTTTTTGTATGCTGCTATATACATGCTAGTGTAGTAAGTAAATGATCTTTTGTGTGTGTCCGCGTTTTTTATGAAAGTTATTAGTTGTTAATGTCCAAAacttaacattaaaaattctattacaatATCCGTATTGTCTGAGTAAAAGAGACGATTAAATGGGATTTTTTTATAGTGAAGTacaagaaacaaatttatgtCATAAAGTGTGAGAACCTAACAGTacttcttccaaataaaataattgatttaaaaattaaataaatcataataaaatCGTCTACTCTATAGCAAGAAGCTAACCAGACTGTTATAGgtgaatttgaatttgattcGCCGTACTGGGACGATATCAGTGAGTCTGCAAAGGATTTCATTCACAAATTGATGTGCGTCAATGTCGAGGAACGCTTTAGTTGCAAACAAGCCCTTGCACATCCTTGGTAAGATCATTATTGCACTTAGATATTGTATATGATTTatgttatttgaaattattatatttttgtataaatttatattcagtAATGAAGTCATAATAAAAACTCCGCAATTCGCGTAATTTTTGAAGAGTCGTGTTTTAAGATTcaagcaataaaaatattacaggaACTGAATTGTTCttaataataagataaatatggATTAAGTAAGTAGAAGGATTACATTAATTtcgttatacattaattaatCTTACAAGATTAATTATTGAAGTATGTGTATAAATTCCCCAATGTGTGTAATAGTTGATAActcattttaaattaaaatatgaaatgtatATGTACCCACATATCAAAATTTTCAGTAATTCTCATAAACAAATATcttaacatattattttaacaaatcagtcaatatatattttgcttaacatatcatttttaacaaatatattttatattaataaatatatttgtttaatcaGTCATGTTTTATATGTAATGCAGTATcgtgcaattaatttttttcaggATATCCGGCAACGCTGCtagcaataaaaatatccatGGTACTGTATCAGAACAACTTAAAAAGAATTTCGCCAAATCAAGGTGGAAGGTTAGTATAATTAGATGATTATTATGTTGCTGATTGTATGTGTTTGCTCGCCAGGCTCCGTAGGAATGTCTTCCTCTTCTCTCATGGTTGCAGCAAGCCTACCACGCAGCCACGGTCATACGTCAAATGCAACGGCTGGCACTCAACAGCGGCCAGCAGCAGCAGGGCCCAGGATCAACAGGCCCCTCCAGCGGCAACCCCACGCCATACCCCGATCAATCGCAATCCAACCCCAGTTACCAACCCAGATCAGTGGAGCCTCCGACCAACCTCAATTGAAGGAAATACGCGAGTCACCATTGCCGGTGTCAAGCTTGGTGGTCTCGAGTCCTATTCCCATTCCGATCACTCCAAATTCACCATTATACTTACGCAACAAACGCTTCAAGCTGTGGGGTAGCACACGCACTGCTCTGTCTACTCTATTTCAAACGAATGTATCGTATCTTAGAAAGCAAAGAAAGTATAAGAAAAGCTGAGTCACGCTAAGTTTCttctaatgaaaaatatcgaagccATCAGGTGGCCGTTTATTCTCTTACCGagttattattcaaatactGGTAAGAGTTTGTATAGATTCCAGCTAATTCGCTTTATTGTGGTCTCCTGTGACATGGTTGCCACCGATcgtatatattacaaaattacacacGCTCGCGAGTGCGCGCACATATACACACTTAAATACACGTATAAACAGCCCGCGCGATATAAAGCGATTTTCCGAATGTTT is a window of Bombus pascuorum chromosome 14, iyBomPasc1.1, whole genome shotgun sequence DNA encoding:
- the LOC132914212 gene encoding calcium/calmodulin-dependent protein kinase type 1 isoform X2; the encoded protein is MPLFGKKDSNKKIKKDGKDDKSPSVEDKYILKELLGTGAFSEVRLAESKEKPGQMFAVKIIDKKALKGKEDSLENEIRVLRRLTHPNIVQLLETFEDKHKVYLVMELVTGGELFDRIVEKGSYTEKDASGLIRQVLEAVDYMHDQGVVHRDLKPENLLYYNPDEDSKIMISDFGLSKMEDSGIMATACGTPGYVAPEVLAQKPYGKAVDVWSIGVISYILLCGYPPFYDENDANLFAQILKGEFEFDSPYWDDISESAKDFIHKLMCVNVEERFSCKQALAHPWISGNAASNKNIHGTVSEQLKKNFAKSRWKQAYHAATVIRQMQRLALNSGQQQQGPGSTGPSSGNPTPYPDQSQSNPSYQPRSVEPPTNLN
- the LOC132914212 gene encoding calcium/calmodulin-dependent protein kinase type 1 isoform X1, producing MPLFGKKDSNKKIKKDGKDDKSPSVEDKYILKELLGTGAFSEVRLAESKEKPGQMFAVKIIDKKALKGKEDSLENEIRVLRRLTHPNIVQLLETFEDKHKVYLVMELVTGGELFDRIVEKGSYTEKDASGLIRQVLEAVDYMHDQGVVHRDLKPENLLYYNPDEDSKIMISDFGLSKMEDSGIMATACGTPGYVAPEVLAQKPYGKAVDVWSIGVISYILLCGYPPFYDENDANLFAQILKGEFEFDSPYWDDISESAKDFIHKLMCVNVEERFSCKQALAHPWISGNAASNKNIHGSVGMSSSSLMVAASLPRSHGHTSNATAGTQQRPAAAGPRINRPLQRQPHAIPRSIAIQPQLPTQISGASDQPQLKEIRESPLPVSSLVVSSPIPIPITPNSPLYLRNKRFKLWGSTRTALSTLFQTNVSYLRKQRKYKKS